A single region of the Brachypodium distachyon strain Bd21 chromosome 3, Brachypodium_distachyon_v3.0, whole genome shotgun sequence genome encodes:
- the LOC100845907 gene encoding multiple organellar RNA editing factor 2, chloroplastic — protein MAAAAMARKLLSSPSRSLLLCRHISSSSSSSSFMRGGGRSSPLPLMDLLRPAASSSFFLHRLGGATRGMARRPGGDGYSPARSGGGGGDRAPSEMAPLFPGCDYEHWLIVMDKPGGEGATKQQMIDCYIQTLAKILGSEEEAKKKIYNVSCERYFGFGCEIDEETSNKLEGIPGVLFVLPDSYVDPENKDYGAELFVNGEIVQRSPERQRRVEPVPQRASDRPRYNDRTRYARRRENQR, from the exons atggccgccgccgccatggctcgCAAGCTGCTCTCCTCCCCGTCCCGCAGCCTCCTGCTGTGCCGCcacatctcctcctcctcctcctcctcctccttcatgcgtggcggcggccgctccTCGCCGTTGCCGCTGATGGACCTGCTGCGtccggcggcctcctcctctttcttcctccaccgcctcggcggcgcgacgcgcggCATGGCGCGGCGGCCCGGAGGCGACGGGTACTCTCCCGCCCGTtccgggggcggcggcggggaccgGGCGCCCTCGGAGATGGCGCCGCTGTTCCCCGGCTGCGACTACGAGCACTGGCTCATCGTCATGGACAAGCCCGGCGGGGAGGGCGCCACCAAGCAGCAGATGATCGATTGCTACATCCAGACTCTCGCCAAGATTCTCGGAAG cgaggaagaagccaagAAGAAGATTTACAACGTCTCGTGTGAGCGGTACTTTGGGTTCGGGTGTGAGATTGACGAAGAGACATCCAACAAGCTCGAAG GGATTCCTGGTGTTCTATTTGTGCTCCCTGATTCCTATGTCGACCCTGAGAACAAGGACTATGGAG CGGAGCTGTTCGTGAACGGGGAGATTGTGCAGAGATCTCCAGAAAGGCAGAGGAGGGTGGAGCCTGTGCCGCAGAGAGCCTCGGACCGGCCCAGGTACAACGACAGGACTCGCTACGCCCGCCGGAGGGAGAACCAGCGATGA
- the LOC100845599 gene encoding protein ENHANCED DISEASE RESISTANCE 2 isoform X1 — MREAAANAVQHEGWMVRYGRRKIGRSFFHTRYFVLETKLLAYYKKKPKDNMVPLKSLLIDGNCRVEDRGLKTHHGQMIYVLCVYNKKEKEHQITMGAYDIEDALAWKNKIELIIDQQQDSMTAKDRKAFASMDFDMDLGGQFSFSDHDSAAEDEEERPILTRRTTIGNGPPESIHDWTKEPDIGGASNQNEPIQFSSKKNWRLLRCHNGLRIFEELLEVDYLARSCSRAMRAVGVVEATCEAIFGLVMSMDVTRYEWDCSFRYGSLVEEVDGHTAILYHRLQLHWCPMLVWPRDLCYVRYWRRNDDGSYVVLFRSIEHPNCGRQRGYVRAFIESGGFKISPLKCRNGRPRTQVQHLMQIDLRGWLLNYSPSFQYHSLLQIQNCVAGLREYFSQTDELHITPRIPVMENMFDPSTVQKNQKNPEMESKTKPADRGQSDSKTMGIIDEESDEDEDYQVPEANIEEDTNKSDSDAKRTDEPPEKIDLSCFSGILRRDPEEKSRNCWTVPDSTLFKVRSKNFPTDKSKIPAPNYLMELAAIDWFKDTKRMDNVGRQKGCVAQVAAEKGMYTFVANIQIPGSTHYSLVMYFVTSSLKKGSLLQRFFDGDDEFRNSRLKLIPAVPKGSWIVRQSVGSTPCLLGKAVDCSYVRAPGYLEVDVDIGSSAVANGVLGLVFGVVTTLVVDMAFLIQANTYDELPEQVIGAARLAHVEPAAAIVPDLDNTSDSNCKDSNNDDNNNNNNNTSSEDDSSNKKTN; from the exons atgagggaggcggcggccaacGCCGTGCAGCACGAAGGGTGGATGGTGCGCTACGGCCGGAGGAAGATCGGGAGGTCATTCTTCCATACCCGATACTTCGTGCTCGAGACCAAGCTGCTCGCCTACTACAAGAAGAAGCCCAAGGACAACATG GTGCCGCTGAAGTCGCTGCTAATTGACGGGAATTGCAGGGTTGAAGATAGAGGACTTAAAACACACCATGGCCAA aTGATCTATGTCCTATGCGTCTATaacaagaaggagaaggagcacCAAATCACG ATGGGTGCCTATGATATCGAAGATGCGCTGGCCTGGAAAAATAAGATCGAGCTCATCATTGATCAG CAGCAGGACTCCATGACAGCTAAAGACCGCAAGGCCTTTGCTTCAATGGACTTCGACATGGATCTTGGAGGACAGTTCTCATTTTCAGACCATGACAGCGC agctgaagatgaagaagaacgACCGATTTTGACTCGTAGGACAACTATAGGGAATG GTCCCCCTGAATCAATTCATGACTGGACCAAGGAGCCTGATATTGGTGGTGCGTCCAATCAGAATGAACCAATCCAATTTTCCTCCAAGAAGAATTGGCGACTACTTAGATGCCACAATG GACTTCGGATCTTCGAAGAACTTTTGGAAGTTGATTACCTT GCAAGAAGCTGTAGCCGAGCTATGAGGGCTGTGGGTGTAGTGGAAGCCACATGCGAAGCCATTTTTGGGCTGGTGATGAGCATGGACGTAACAAGATATGA GTGGGACTGTAGCTTTCGCTATGGCAGCCTAGTTGAAGAGGTTGATGGTCACACTGCAATACTCTATCATAGGTTGCAGCTGCACTGGTGCCCAAT GTTAGTCTGGCCTCGGGATCTTTGTTACGTTCGCTACTGGCGGCGCAATGATGATGGAAGCTATG TTGTGCTGTTTCGATCTATAGAGCATCCAAACTGTGGCCGCCAACGAGGATATGTAAGGGCTTTTATTGAAA GTGGGGGATTCAAGATTTCTCCTCTCAAGTGTCGCAACGGAAGACCCCGTACTCAGGTTCAACACCTTATGCAAATTGATCTGAGAGGATGGTTACTCAACTACTCCCCCTCCTTTCAGTATCATTCTTTGCTGCAGATACAGAACTGTGTTGCTG GGCTACGTGAATACTTTTCACAAACAGATGAACTCCATATAACTCCAAGAATTCCTGTGATGGAAAACATGTTTGATCCATCTACGGTGCAGAAAAACCAGAAGAACCCAGAAATGGAATCCAAGACTAAACCAGCAGATAGAGGACAGTCAGATAGTAAAACCATGGGGATAATTGATGAAGAATCTGATGAGGATGAGGACTACCAAGTTCCTGAAGCTAATATAGAG GAAGACACCAACAAATCTGACAGTGATGCTAAGCGAACAG ACGAGCCTCCCGAAAAAATCGACTTATCTTGCTTTTCGGGCATCcttcgtcgtgacccggaggaGAAAAGCCGCAACTGTTGGACAGTACCTGATAGCACACTCTTTAAAGTTCGTAGCAAGAACTTTCCTACTGACAAATCAAAG ATACCTGCACCAAATTATCTGATGGAGCTTGCGGCCATTGACTGGTTTAAGGACACCAAGCGTATGGATAATGTTGGTAGGCAGAAAGGCTGTGTTGCTCAG GTTGCTGCTGAGAAAGGGATGTATACATTTGTTGCCAACATACAG ATTCCTGGATCAACTCATTACAGCTTAGTGATGTATTTCGTCACAAGCTCCTTGAAAAAAGGATCGTTGCTACAACGCTTCTTTGATGGAGATGATGAATTCCGTAATAGCAGACTGAAGCTCATACCCGCCGTTCCGAAG GGCTCTTGGATAGTTCGACAGAGTGTTGGAAGCACCCCTTGTTTGCTGGGAAAGGCCGTCGATTGCAGCTATGTTCGTGCTCCGGGATACTTGGAA GTGGATGTTGATATTGGTTCATCTGCGGTGGCCAACGGGGTTTTGGGCCTGGTTTTTGGTGTTGTCACAACACTAGTAGTTGACATGGCCTTCCTAATACAG GCGAACACATATGACGAGCTACCGGAGCAGGTCATTGGCGCGGCTCGGCTGGCGCATGTcgaaccggcggcggcaataGTTCCTGACCTTGACAATACCAGTGACAGCAACTGTAAAGATAGCAACAACGACgacaacaacaataacaacaacaacacatcCTCGGAGGACGACTCGTCCAACAAGAAAACCAACTGA
- the LOC100845599 gene encoding protein ENHANCED DISEASE RESISTANCE 2 isoform X2 — protein sequence MREAAANAVQHEGWMVRYGRRKIGRSFFHTRYFVLETKLLAYYKKKPKDNMVPLKSLLIDGNCRVEDRGLKTHHGQMIYVLCVYNKKEKEHQITMGAYDIEDALAWKNKIELIIDQQDSMTAKDRKAFASMDFDMDLGGQFSFSDHDSAAEDEEERPILTRRTTIGNGPPESIHDWTKEPDIGGASNQNEPIQFSSKKNWRLLRCHNGLRIFEELLEVDYLARSCSRAMRAVGVVEATCEAIFGLVMSMDVTRYEWDCSFRYGSLVEEVDGHTAILYHRLQLHWCPMLVWPRDLCYVRYWRRNDDGSYVVLFRSIEHPNCGRQRGYVRAFIESGGFKISPLKCRNGRPRTQVQHLMQIDLRGWLLNYSPSFQYHSLLQIQNCVAGLREYFSQTDELHITPRIPVMENMFDPSTVQKNQKNPEMESKTKPADRGQSDSKTMGIIDEESDEDEDYQVPEANIEEDTNKSDSDAKRTDEPPEKIDLSCFSGILRRDPEEKSRNCWTVPDSTLFKVRSKNFPTDKSKIPAPNYLMELAAIDWFKDTKRMDNVGRQKGCVAQVAAEKGMYTFVANIQIPGSTHYSLVMYFVTSSLKKGSLLQRFFDGDDEFRNSRLKLIPAVPKGSWIVRQSVGSTPCLLGKAVDCSYVRAPGYLEVDVDIGSSAVANGVLGLVFGVVTTLVVDMAFLIQANTYDELPEQVIGAARLAHVEPAAAIVPDLDNTSDSNCKDSNNDDNNNNNNNTSSEDDSSNKKTN from the exons atgagggaggcggcggccaacGCCGTGCAGCACGAAGGGTGGATGGTGCGCTACGGCCGGAGGAAGATCGGGAGGTCATTCTTCCATACCCGATACTTCGTGCTCGAGACCAAGCTGCTCGCCTACTACAAGAAGAAGCCCAAGGACAACATG GTGCCGCTGAAGTCGCTGCTAATTGACGGGAATTGCAGGGTTGAAGATAGAGGACTTAAAACACACCATGGCCAA aTGATCTATGTCCTATGCGTCTATaacaagaaggagaaggagcacCAAATCACG ATGGGTGCCTATGATATCGAAGATGCGCTGGCCTGGAAAAATAAGATCGAGCTCATCATTGATCAG CAGGACTCCATGACAGCTAAAGACCGCAAGGCCTTTGCTTCAATGGACTTCGACATGGATCTTGGAGGACAGTTCTCATTTTCAGACCATGACAGCGC agctgaagatgaagaagaacgACCGATTTTGACTCGTAGGACAACTATAGGGAATG GTCCCCCTGAATCAATTCATGACTGGACCAAGGAGCCTGATATTGGTGGTGCGTCCAATCAGAATGAACCAATCCAATTTTCCTCCAAGAAGAATTGGCGACTACTTAGATGCCACAATG GACTTCGGATCTTCGAAGAACTTTTGGAAGTTGATTACCTT GCAAGAAGCTGTAGCCGAGCTATGAGGGCTGTGGGTGTAGTGGAAGCCACATGCGAAGCCATTTTTGGGCTGGTGATGAGCATGGACGTAACAAGATATGA GTGGGACTGTAGCTTTCGCTATGGCAGCCTAGTTGAAGAGGTTGATGGTCACACTGCAATACTCTATCATAGGTTGCAGCTGCACTGGTGCCCAAT GTTAGTCTGGCCTCGGGATCTTTGTTACGTTCGCTACTGGCGGCGCAATGATGATGGAAGCTATG TTGTGCTGTTTCGATCTATAGAGCATCCAAACTGTGGCCGCCAACGAGGATATGTAAGGGCTTTTATTGAAA GTGGGGGATTCAAGATTTCTCCTCTCAAGTGTCGCAACGGAAGACCCCGTACTCAGGTTCAACACCTTATGCAAATTGATCTGAGAGGATGGTTACTCAACTACTCCCCCTCCTTTCAGTATCATTCTTTGCTGCAGATACAGAACTGTGTTGCTG GGCTACGTGAATACTTTTCACAAACAGATGAACTCCATATAACTCCAAGAATTCCTGTGATGGAAAACATGTTTGATCCATCTACGGTGCAGAAAAACCAGAAGAACCCAGAAATGGAATCCAAGACTAAACCAGCAGATAGAGGACAGTCAGATAGTAAAACCATGGGGATAATTGATGAAGAATCTGATGAGGATGAGGACTACCAAGTTCCTGAAGCTAATATAGAG GAAGACACCAACAAATCTGACAGTGATGCTAAGCGAACAG ACGAGCCTCCCGAAAAAATCGACTTATCTTGCTTTTCGGGCATCcttcgtcgtgacccggaggaGAAAAGCCGCAACTGTTGGACAGTACCTGATAGCACACTCTTTAAAGTTCGTAGCAAGAACTTTCCTACTGACAAATCAAAG ATACCTGCACCAAATTATCTGATGGAGCTTGCGGCCATTGACTGGTTTAAGGACACCAAGCGTATGGATAATGTTGGTAGGCAGAAAGGCTGTGTTGCTCAG GTTGCTGCTGAGAAAGGGATGTATACATTTGTTGCCAACATACAG ATTCCTGGATCAACTCATTACAGCTTAGTGATGTATTTCGTCACAAGCTCCTTGAAAAAAGGATCGTTGCTACAACGCTTCTTTGATGGAGATGATGAATTCCGTAATAGCAGACTGAAGCTCATACCCGCCGTTCCGAAG GGCTCTTGGATAGTTCGACAGAGTGTTGGAAGCACCCCTTGTTTGCTGGGAAAGGCCGTCGATTGCAGCTATGTTCGTGCTCCGGGATACTTGGAA GTGGATGTTGATATTGGTTCATCTGCGGTGGCCAACGGGGTTTTGGGCCTGGTTTTTGGTGTTGTCACAACACTAGTAGTTGACATGGCCTTCCTAATACAG GCGAACACATATGACGAGCTACCGGAGCAGGTCATTGGCGCGGCTCGGCTGGCGCATGTcgaaccggcggcggcaataGTTCCTGACCTTGACAATACCAGTGACAGCAACTGTAAAGATAGCAACAACGACgacaacaacaataacaacaacaacacatcCTCGGAGGACGACTCGTCCAACAAGAAAACCAACTGA
- the LOC106866444 gene encoding uncharacterized protein LOC106866444, giving the protein MNIVTRVVQADAKPEDSFAAWEMWNGSVAMQALDWDVSANISCLQCGSSTKTGILVFFFLSAKVLQERDILPCQGASTEHVQGQRNPFMRTHFLTAFACLGNIYALLYSVCYLHRPRKCSLTIEIEMEEEDP; this is encoded by the exons ATGAATATCGTGACAAGGGTCGTTCAGGCGGACGCGAAGCCCGAAGATTCCTTCGCCGCATGG GAGATGTGGAATGGATCTGTAGCGATGCAGGCTCTTGATTGGGATGTGTCTGCAAACATTTCGTGCTTGCAGTGCGGTTCCTCTACAAAGACTGGGAttctggtttttttttttctatctg CCAAGGTGCTCCAAGAAAGAGATATTCTTCCTTGCCAAGGAGCAAGTACAGAGCACGTTCAAGGACAGAGGAACCCTTTTATGAGAACCCATTTCCTGACTGCATTTGCTTGTCTGGGAAACATTTATGCGTTGCTGTATAG TGTTTGTTATCTGCACAGGCCGAGGAAATGCTCATTGACTATCGAGATAGagatggaagaggaagaccCATGA